Part of the Phycisphaerales bacterium genome, GACGTGCTGCGGAACGACTGCCCGGCCGCGAAGACGCCCGCGTGCCGGGCCGACTTCGACGGCGACGGATCGCTGACGATCTTCGACTTCCTCGCGTTCCAGAACGCGTTTGCGGCGGGTTGTCCGTAGCGAGCTACTTCTGCGTTTGCGGGAAGCCGAGCTCGCGCCCGAAGAAGTCCAGCTTCATCGCCGCCTTCGCTCGTGCCAGCGTGTCCTCCGCCACCGTGTTGGCCTTGGCCGCGTGCTCGCGGAGGATTTCAAGGACCACCTTGTCGCCAGTTTCGCCCGCGAGCTCGGCTCGCTTCTCCCGAATGGGTGCGATGAGTTCATCAATTGCCTCGGCGACCTCGACCTTGATGTGGCCGTCGCCGATGTTGTCGCCGGCGGCGTACTTGGTTTCGAGCTCCTTCACTCTGGTTTCGTCGCGGATGAAGGCGCGGACGTACTCGAACAGGGCATTGTCGATGTCGCCGGGCTCGTCCATGGTCTGGCGGCCGGTGTAGAGCTGGCCCATCTTCTTCTTGATCTGCTTGAAGGTGTCCGTCAGGAAGATGGCGTTGTTGAGGCTCTTGGACATCTTCTGGGTGCCGTCGGTGCCGACGAGGCGGCCGATGCGGCCGACCTTCGCGGCGGGGATGGGGAACACGCCGCCGAGCGACTCGTGCTCGCTGTCTTCGGCGTGCGGGTCGACGCCGCAGTAGACCTGGTTGAACCGGCGCGCGGCCTCGCGGCACATCTCGATGTGGGCCACCTGGTCCTCGCCCACGGGTACGAGCTGCGGCCGGAACGCGAGGATGTCCGCGCACTGGCCGACGGCGTACATCGGAAAGCCGAAGCTGTACGTATCGCCCAGGTCCTTGTCCTTGATCTCGGTCTTGAGCGTCGGGTTCTTCATCACGCGGTTGAAGGGCAAGAGCATTGCAAAGAACCAGGTCAGCTCGGCGATGGCCGGCGTCTCGGTCTGCAACACGAACGTGCTGCGATTGGGGTCCATGCCGACGGCCAGCCAGTCCTTGACGATCTCCAGCGTGCTCTCGCGGATGCCCTCGGGCTTGTCGGCCCGCGTGGTGTACGCGTGCATGTTGGCGATGAGGAAGAAGCAGTCGTACTCGTCCTGCAGCGCAACGCGGCTCTCGAGGCTGCCCACGAGGTGGCCCAGGTGGAGCTGGCCGGTGGGCGTGTCGCCGGTGAGGATGCGGGGCTTGGAAGGGGGCTTGGTGGTGGGGTTGGCCATGGGAGGGCAGGGTAGTGGGCCTGGCCGACGGCCGGAAATGACCTTGGAAAGCCGGGCGGCTTGGGGTACAACTCACGCATGGGCGAGCGGAGATATCGGAATACCTGGTTCCAGTGGCTGGCAGGCGTGTTGTTGGCGGTGGCCGCCGCGGGCCCGGCCCTGGCCCAGTGCTACTCGCAGGAGCTGCTTCCGCCGGTGCTGAGCGAACGCACCAAGTTCGGTTCGAGCCTCGCCCTGCACCGCGGTGGCCTTCTCGTGGGTGACTTCCGGGCCAGGGGAACGTGCCCGGGCATGCCGCCCGGCACGTGCATCCTGGGCGGCGTGACCGCATGGACGTTCGACGCGTCGGCCGGGGGCTGGGTGGTCGAGGCGGAGATCCGAGCGGACGCGCCCGGGGGCTCGGGGAACTTCGGCGTCGACGTGGCCGTCGAGTCCGATCGCATGATCGTGGGGGCCACCAGGGCGAGCGTTGCGGGCGACCAGACCGGGGCGGCGTTCGTCTTCGACTTCGACGGCGAGCGGTGGACCCAGTCGGGCGTCATCGAGCCGTCCGAGCCGAACTATCCGAGCGCCTTCGGCGGCCAGGTCGAGGTCGAGGGGTCGCTGGCCGTCGTGTCAGACTATCCGGTCGTCTACGTCTTCGAGGAGACCGGGGCCGGCTGGACGAATCGCCAGCGCATTACCGCCCCCGACGCATCGATGGGCGGGGGCGAATACTTCGGGGCCACCATGGAGCTCGTGAACGGCTGGTTGTTCGTGGGAGCGCTTCTCGACGGACTGGCCGGCGACCGCGTCGGGGCGGTGTACGTCTTCCGGCGCACCGGCGTCGAATTCGAGTTCATCGAGAAGCTGTATCCGCCGGACCCCGGCCTGGCCGCGTTCTTCGGCAACGCGCTCGCCAGCGACGGGCGCACGCTGTTGGTTGGTGCCTACGGCACCGAGCGGGCGTTCATCGGCCAGGGTGCGGTGTACGAGTTCGCGCTGGCCGACGATCGGTGGCAGTACGTAGACGACTTCACCTCCGA contains:
- a CDS encoding GC-type dockerin domain-anchored protein, whose protein sequence is MGERRYRNTWFQWLAGVLLAVAAAGPALAQCYSQELLPPVLSERTKFGSSLALHRGGLLVGDFRARGTCPGMPPGTCILGGVTAWTFDASAGGWVVEAEIRADAPGGSGNFGVDVAVESDRMIVGATRASVAGDQTGAAFVFDFDGERWTQSGVIEPSEPNYPSAFGGQVEVEGSLAVVSDYPVVYVFEETGAGWTNRQRITAPDASMGGGEYFGATMELVNGWLFVGALLDGLAGDRVGAVYVFRRTGVEFEFIEKLYPPDPGLAAFFGNALASDGRTLLVGAYGTERAFIGQGAVYEFALADDRWQYVDDFTSEQPQEGDSFGAAVAYRDGRAVVGMTGREGPTTSGWATYFERDGRGRWAQVADLRPLLGPTGHYGGPVAMGDRWAFVTARTQQTGYVETGAVHAFDLDEAACNCPVDLDGDGETTVFDFFTFANLFQAGDLRADFDGDGALTVIDFLVFQIDFVRGC
- the trpS gene encoding tryptophan--tRNA ligase; amino-acid sequence: MANPTTKPPSKPRILTGDTPTGQLHLGHLVGSLESRVALQDEYDCFFLIANMHAYTTRADKPEGIRESTLEIVKDWLAVGMDPNRSTFVLQTETPAIAELTWFFAMLLPFNRVMKNPTLKTEIKDKDLGDTYSFGFPMYAVGQCADILAFRPQLVPVGEDQVAHIEMCREAARRFNQVYCGVDPHAEDSEHESLGGVFPIPAAKVGRIGRLVGTDGTQKMSKSLNNAIFLTDTFKQIKKKMGQLYTGRQTMDEPGDIDNALFEYVRAFIRDETRVKELETKYAAGDNIGDGHIKVEVAEAIDELIAPIREKRAELAGETGDKVVLEILREHAAKANTVAEDTLARAKAAMKLDFFGRELGFPQTQK